The nucleotide window CCAATCCGACTTATTGTTTCTGAACACAGCGTTTCACGCCCACCCACACACGTTAATCGATCCTCAAGTGCAAGCTGCCAGTCTTGATCATTGCTTATGGTTCTATTCAGAAATGGATGCCAGCGAATGGCTTTATTATGATATGCACAGCCCGGTAAGCGACGGTGGCCGCGGCCTAAACCACGGTTATTTCTATACCGAATCTGGCAGACTGGTTGCGGCTACTGCGCAGGAAGGATTGATGCGGGTAAAAAAATAAAGGGAATAACAAGAAGCACTATCTAAGTGCTTCTTCCTCTTGTACCAAGGGACGGCTTTCCCGTGTCCCCCTCATCTTAAAGCCTTCCGGATCTTTATAACCATCACCGTGAACCAATATGACATGGTCGTCATGCACTTCCAGCAGCACGCCAACAAACGGCATTTCTGCAAGACTGCCGGTCACGCGATAGCTAACCATATCGCCGGGTTTAAAGGTTTTTTCATCAAAATTAAACTCGAAGGGGCAAAGCTCTTCCCCGGGCTTTATCATTTCTTTCATCTAAGTCGGTCTTTCAATGCAAGGTACAACGCGGATGGGTAAGCATCAATATAGATAAGAATGGATATAAAATAAATGCAATTCTATCAATTTATGGTTTTTCAACATTTTGAACACGCTGTGCCCGCGCGACCAGCCATCAATCCACTTAATTTTTTTCGGATTGAATAGTCTGCAAATACTGTTCAATCGCAAACACATGATCGTCTTTTTCATCCAGTTCCCGCAATGCATCTGCGAGCTGCAAAAGATAATCCGCGTTCTTACCACTGGGTCCTTCTGAATTGGCAATATGAACCGCGATTTCCTGTTCGGACGCTGGTCCCAGATAAGCGCTGTTCTCCGCTGATGCAATATACATAACGCCATTCACGCAGGAATCATCACGAAACAGAATCTCGGTCGCCAGCCTTAAGTAACCATTTTTTTCGCGATGATCCAGGTGGAGAAATTCTTCTGGGGTGATGAGATACGCCATGCCCTCGCAGACCCGTCCCGGATCTTCAATTAATGTCACCACCCGCCCCGGTTTCTCTGGGGTGCCCCGATGATCGTGCGAGCCTTGCCAAAAACGTCTGGACCAATTCATTATGCGCGCCGGTTGGCGCTGAAGATAAGGAAAGTCGGCTTTGTAAATCAATGAACCGTAACCAAATAGCCACAGGGTCTTCTGCTCAGAAAATTGCGTCATCATCTGATTCGTTTCGATCGTATTTGCCGGCATGGTTTATTCTGTTTTATTCCCAAGTTGCTTTAACGCCTGTCGGGTCATGCGCTCACTGTAACCGTGCATTTTCCAATGGCCCGGACTCCAGCCTTTCAGGAACCGGTGAAAGTCAGCCCAGGCAAACCGGTAGAGCGAGCGCCACGATTGCGCCACGGCATCAGCATCCACAAGTACCTTACGTTCGGACAACGCAATTTTGAGTTGCTCAAAATAGTAATCCAGCAGTGGCGTTTCGTAAATCTCACAAGCGGTTTCATCCAGACAACTACCAATAAAATACGCAACATCCTTTATACCGCAGCCTCCCCCCACATATTGGAAATCCACCGCCGAGACTCGCTGACCATTGCCTGAAAAGCAGAAATTAGCCAGCTTGGCATCACCATGAACAAAAGTTTGATAAGGGCAATCCTGGAGCTTCTGATCAATTCCGGAAGCCGATGCTTTCAACGCCCCATCACTCAGTGCCTTTAATTCATCAGGCCGCGTTGCTAAATGCCAATAGGTGCCCACTTGCCATAGCGAATCAGGTGATCGCCCCATAAACGTTGCATGGAA belongs to Ketobacter sp. MCCC 1A13808 and includes:
- a CDS encoding phosphotransferase; its protein translation is MNDSLQQLILAATGADSLFGIEEIQSLWSGYGTLFRCGLVGADFDRIVVKHVKLPDRSQHPRGWNTRLSHQRKIRSYEVESAWYQNYSELCDQRCRVPRCLALESNDTEFLIIMEDLSASGFSLCKERVSQEEIRTCLNWLAHFHATFMGRSPDSLWQVGTYWHLATRPDELKALSDGALKASASGIDQKLQDCPYQTFVHGDAKLANFCFSGNGQRVSAVDFQYVGGGCGIKDVAYFIGSCLDETACEIYETPLLDYYFEQLKIALSERKVLVDADAVAQSWRSLYRFAWADFHRFLKGWSPGHWKMHGYSERMTRQALKQLGNKTE
- a CDS encoding gamma-glutamylcyclotransferase; protein product: MPANTIETNQMMTQFSEQKTLWLFGYGSLIYKADFPYLQRQPARIMNWSRRFWQGSHDHRGTPEKPGRVVTLIEDPGRVCEGMAYLITPEEFLHLDHREKNGYLRLATEILFRDDSCVNGVMYIASAENSAYLGPASEQEIAVHIANSEGPSGKNADYLLQLADALRELDEKDDHVFAIEQYLQTIQSEKN